In one window of Acanthochromis polyacanthus isolate Apoly-LR-REF ecotype Palm Island chromosome 8, KAUST_Apoly_ChrSc, whole genome shotgun sequence DNA:
- the LOC110961023 gene encoding suppressor of tumorigenicity 7 protein homolog isoform X5, which produces MFGTESSLSMFLNTLTPKFYVALTGTSSLISGLILIFEWWYFRKYGTSFIEQVSVSHLRPLLGGVDSSSPSNSNTSNGEADSNRQSVSECKVWRNPLNLFRGAEYNRYTWVTGREPLTYYDMNLSAQDHQTFFTCDSDHLRPADAIMQKAWRERNPQARISAAHEALELEDCATAYILLAEEEATTIMEAERLFKQALKAGEGCYRRSQQLQHHGTQYEAQHRRDTNVLVYIKRRLAMCSRKLGRTREAVKMMRDLMKEFPLLSMFNIHENLLESLLELQNYADVQAVLAKYDDISLPKSATICYTAALLKARAVSDKFSPEAASRRGLSTAEMNAVEAIHRAVEFNPHVPKYLLEMKSLILPPEHILKRGDSEAIAYAFFHLQHWKRVEGALNLLHCTWEGTFRMIPYPLEKGHLFYPYPICTETADRELLPMFHEVSVYPKKELPFFILFTAGLCSFTAMLALLTHQFPELMGVFAKAFLSTLFAPLNFIMEKVESILPSSLWHQLTRI; this is translated from the exons ATCTTTGAGTGGTGGTATTTCAGAAAATATGGGACCTCCTTCATAGAGCAGGTGTCTGTGAGCCACCTGCGCCCTCTGCTGGGTGGAGTGGACAGCAGCTCTCCCAGTAACTCAAACACCAGTAATGGGGAGGCCGACTCAAATCGGCAAAGTGTGTCTG AATGTAAAGTATGGAGAAATCCGTTGAATTTATTTCGTGGAGCCGAATATAATCG GTATACATGGGTAACGGGTCGAGAGCCGCTGACATACTACGACATGAACCTGTCAGCACAAGATCACCAAACCTTCTTCACCTGCGACTCAGACCACCTCCGGCCTGCTGACGCCA TCATGCAGAAGGCGTGGAGGGAAAGAAACCCACAAGCTCGCATCTCTGCAGCACATGAAGCTCTAGAGCTTGAAGA TTGTGCGACAGCATACATCCTGCTGGCAGAGGAGGAGGCCACCACCATCATGGAGGCTGAGAGATTGTTTAAACAAGCACTAAAAGCTGGTGAGGGCTGCTATCGCCGCAGCCAACAGCTTCAACATCATGGTACACAGTATGAAGCCCAGCACA GAAGAGACACCAATGTGTTGGTGTATATAAAGAGGAGACTGGCCATGTGCTCGAGAAAGCTTGGCCGAACACGAGAAGCAGTTAAAATGATGAGAGAT ttAATGAAGGAGTTCCCTCTCCTCAGTATGTTCAACATCCACGAGAACCTACTGGAGTCACTACTAGAGCTCCAGAACTACGCTGACGTCCAGGCCGTTCTGGCCAAGTACGACG ATATTAGCTTACCCAAATCTGCAACAATATGCTACACAGCAGCCTTGCTCAAAGCCAGGGCGGTATCGGACAA gttCTCTCCAGAGGCAGCGTCCAGGCGAGGGCTCAGCACAGCAGAGATGAACGCAGTAGAAGCCATCCACAGAGCGGTGGAGTTCAACCCTCACGTCCCTAAA tatCTGCTGGAGATGAAGAGTCTGATTCTTCCTCCAGAACACATTCTGAAGAGAGGTGACAGCGAGGCTATCGCCTACGCCTTCTTCCACCTGCAGCATTGGAAAAGGGTGGAGGGGGCGCTCAACCTGCTGCACTGCACCTGGGAGGGCA CATTCAGAATGATCCCCTATCCTCTGGAGAAGGGTCACCTCTTCTATCCTTACCCCATCTGCACAGAGACGGCAGACAGAGAGCTGTTACCCA TGTTTCATGAGGTGTCGGTCTACCCGAAGAAGGAGCTGCccttcttcatcctcttcacAGCCGGTCTCTGCTCCTTCACCGCCATGCTGGCTCTGCTTACACACCAGTTCCCTGAACTCATGGGAGTGTTTGCTAAAGCT TTCCTCAGCACGCTGTTTGCTCCTCTGAACTTCATCATGGAGAAGGTGGAGAGCATCCTGCCGTCCAGCCTCTGGCACCAACTCACCCGCATCTGA
- the LOC110961023 gene encoding suppressor of tumorigenicity 7 protein homolog isoform X4, which produces MEVSMFLNTLTPKFYVALTGTSSLISGLILIFEWWYFRKYGTSFIEQVSVSHLRPLLGGVDSSSPSNSNTSNGEADSNRQSVSECKVWRNPLNLFRGAEYNRYTWVTGREPLTYYDMNLSAQDHQTFFTCDSDHLRPADAIMQKAWRERNPQARISAAHEALELEDCATAYILLAEEEATTIMEAERLFKQALKAGEGCYRRSQQLQHHGTQYEAQHRRDTNVLVYIKRRLAMCSRKLGRTREAVKMMRDLCVFQLMKEFPLLSMFNIHENLLESLLELQNYADVQAVLAKYDDISLPKSATICYTAALLKARAVSDKFSPEAASRRGLSTAEMNAVEAIHRAVEFNPHVPKYLLEMKSLILPPEHILKRGDSEAIAYAFFHLQHWKRVEGALNLLHCTWEGTFRMIPYPLEKGHLFYPYPICTETADRELLPTVFHEVSVYPKKELPFFILFTAGLCSFTAMLALLTHQFPELMGVFAKAFLSTLFAPLNFIMEKVESILPSSLWHQLTRI; this is translated from the exons ATCTTTGAGTGGTGGTATTTCAGAAAATATGGGACCTCCTTCATAGAGCAGGTGTCTGTGAGCCACCTGCGCCCTCTGCTGGGTGGAGTGGACAGCAGCTCTCCCAGTAACTCAAACACCAGTAATGGGGAGGCCGACTCAAATCGGCAAAGTGTGTCTG AATGTAAAGTATGGAGAAATCCGTTGAATTTATTTCGTGGAGCCGAATATAATCG GTATACATGGGTAACGGGTCGAGAGCCGCTGACATACTACGACATGAACCTGTCAGCACAAGATCACCAAACCTTCTTCACCTGCGACTCAGACCACCTCCGGCCTGCTGACGCCA TCATGCAGAAGGCGTGGAGGGAAAGAAACCCACAAGCTCGCATCTCTGCAGCACATGAAGCTCTAGAGCTTGAAGA TTGTGCGACAGCATACATCCTGCTGGCAGAGGAGGAGGCCACCACCATCATGGAGGCTGAGAGATTGTTTAAACAAGCACTAAAAGCTGGTGAGGGCTGCTATCGCCGCAGCCAACAGCTTCAACATCATGGTACACAGTATGAAGCCCAGCACA GAAGAGACACCAATGTGTTGGTGTATATAAAGAGGAGACTGGCCATGTGCTCGAGAAAGCTTGGCCGAACACGAGAAGCAGTTAAAATGATGAGAGAT ttgtgtgttttccagttAATGAAGGAGTTCCCTCTCCTCAGTATGTTCAACATCCACGAGAACCTACTGGAGTCACTACTAGAGCTCCAGAACTACGCTGACGTCCAGGCCGTTCTGGCCAAGTACGACG ATATTAGCTTACCCAAATCTGCAACAATATGCTACACAGCAGCCTTGCTCAAAGCCAGGGCGGTATCGGACAA gttCTCTCCAGAGGCAGCGTCCAGGCGAGGGCTCAGCACAGCAGAGATGAACGCAGTAGAAGCCATCCACAGAGCGGTGGAGTTCAACCCTCACGTCCCTAAA tatCTGCTGGAGATGAAGAGTCTGATTCTTCCTCCAGAACACATTCTGAAGAGAGGTGACAGCGAGGCTATCGCCTACGCCTTCTTCCACCTGCAGCATTGGAAAAGGGTGGAGGGGGCGCTCAACCTGCTGCACTGCACCTGGGAGGGCA CATTCAGAATGATCCCCTATCCTCTGGAGAAGGGTCACCTCTTCTATCCTTACCCCATCTGCACAGAGACGGCAGACAGAGAGCTGTTACCCA CAGTGTTTCATGAGGTGTCGGTCTACCCGAAGAAGGAGCTGCccttcttcatcctcttcacAGCCGGTCTCTGCTCCTTCACCGCCATGCTGGCTCTGCTTACACACCAGTTCCCTGAACTCATGGGAGTGTTTGCTAAAGCT TTCCTCAGCACGCTGTTTGCTCCTCTGAACTTCATCATGGAGAAGGTGGAGAGCATCCTGCCGTCCAGCCTCTGGCACCAACTCACCCGCATCTGA
- the LOC110961023 gene encoding suppressor of tumorigenicity 7 protein homolog isoform X6, whose translation MFLNTLTPKFYVALTGTSSLISGLILIFEWWYFRKYGTSFIEQVSVSHLRPLLGGVDSSSPSNSNTSNGEADSNRQSVSECKVWRNPLNLFRGAEYNRYTWVTGREPLTYYDMNLSAQDHQTFFTCDSDHLRPADAIMQKAWRERNPQARISAAHEALELEDCATAYILLAEEEATTIMEAERLFKQALKAGEGCYRRSQQLQHHGTQYEAQHRRDTNVLVYIKRRLAMCSRKLGRTREAVKMMRDLCVFQLMKEFPLLSMFNIHENLLESLLELQNYADVQAVLAKYDDISLPKSATICYTAALLKARAVSDKFSPEAASRRGLSTAEMNAVEAIHRAVEFNPHVPKYLLEMKSLILPPEHILKRGDSEAIAYAFFHLQHWKRVEGALNLLHCTWEGTFRMIPYPLEKGHLFYPYPICTETADRELLPTVFHEVSVYPKKELPFFILFTAGLCSFTAMLALLTHQFPELMGVFAKAFLSTLFAPLNFIMEKVESILPSSLWHQLTRI comes from the exons ATCTTTGAGTGGTGGTATTTCAGAAAATATGGGACCTCCTTCATAGAGCAGGTGTCTGTGAGCCACCTGCGCCCTCTGCTGGGTGGAGTGGACAGCAGCTCTCCCAGTAACTCAAACACCAGTAATGGGGAGGCCGACTCAAATCGGCAAAGTGTGTCTG AATGTAAAGTATGGAGAAATCCGTTGAATTTATTTCGTGGAGCCGAATATAATCG GTATACATGGGTAACGGGTCGAGAGCCGCTGACATACTACGACATGAACCTGTCAGCACAAGATCACCAAACCTTCTTCACCTGCGACTCAGACCACCTCCGGCCTGCTGACGCCA TCATGCAGAAGGCGTGGAGGGAAAGAAACCCACAAGCTCGCATCTCTGCAGCACATGAAGCTCTAGAGCTTGAAGA TTGTGCGACAGCATACATCCTGCTGGCAGAGGAGGAGGCCACCACCATCATGGAGGCTGAGAGATTGTTTAAACAAGCACTAAAAGCTGGTGAGGGCTGCTATCGCCGCAGCCAACAGCTTCAACATCATGGTACACAGTATGAAGCCCAGCACA GAAGAGACACCAATGTGTTGGTGTATATAAAGAGGAGACTGGCCATGTGCTCGAGAAAGCTTGGCCGAACACGAGAAGCAGTTAAAATGATGAGAGAT ttgtgtgttttccagttAATGAAGGAGTTCCCTCTCCTCAGTATGTTCAACATCCACGAGAACCTACTGGAGTCACTACTAGAGCTCCAGAACTACGCTGACGTCCAGGCCGTTCTGGCCAAGTACGACG ATATTAGCTTACCCAAATCTGCAACAATATGCTACACAGCAGCCTTGCTCAAAGCCAGGGCGGTATCGGACAA gttCTCTCCAGAGGCAGCGTCCAGGCGAGGGCTCAGCACAGCAGAGATGAACGCAGTAGAAGCCATCCACAGAGCGGTGGAGTTCAACCCTCACGTCCCTAAA tatCTGCTGGAGATGAAGAGTCTGATTCTTCCTCCAGAACACATTCTGAAGAGAGGTGACAGCGAGGCTATCGCCTACGCCTTCTTCCACCTGCAGCATTGGAAAAGGGTGGAGGGGGCGCTCAACCTGCTGCACTGCACCTGGGAGGGCA CATTCAGAATGATCCCCTATCCTCTGGAGAAGGGTCACCTCTTCTATCCTTACCCCATCTGCACAGAGACGGCAGACAGAGAGCTGTTACCCA CAGTGTTTCATGAGGTGTCGGTCTACCCGAAGAAGGAGCTGCccttcttcatcctcttcacAGCCGGTCTCTGCTCCTTCACCGCCATGCTGGCTCTGCTTACACACCAGTTCCCTGAACTCATGGGAGTGTTTGCTAAAGCT TTCCTCAGCACGCTGTTTGCTCCTCTGAACTTCATCATGGAGAAGGTGGAGAGCATCCTGCCGTCCAGCCTCTGGCACCAACTCACCCGCATCTGA
- the LOC110961023 gene encoding suppressor of tumorigenicity 7 protein homolog isoform X3 has protein sequence MFGTESSLSMFLNTLTPKFYVALTGTSSLISGLILIFEWWYFRKYGTSFIEQVSVSHLRPLLGGVDSSSPSNSNTSNGEADSNRQSVSECKVWRNPLNLFRGAEYNRYTWVTGREPLTYYDMNLSAQDHQTFFTCDSDHLRPADAIMQKAWRERNPQARISAAHEALELEDCATAYILLAEEEATTIMEAERLFKQALKAGEGCYRRSQQLQHHGTQYEAQHRRDTNVLVYIKRRLAMCSRKLGRTREAVKMMRDLMKEFPLLSMFNIHENLLESLLELQNYADVQAVLAKYDDISLPKSATICYTAALLKARAVSDKFSPEAASRRGLSTAEMNAVEAIHRAVEFNPHVPKYLLEMKSLILPPEHILKRGDSEAIAYAFFHLQHWKRVEGALNLLHCTWEGTFRMIPYPLEKGHLFYPYPICTETADRELLPTVFHEVSVYPKKELPFFILFTAGLCSFTAMLALLTHQFPELMGVFAKAFLSTLFAPLNFIMEKVESILPSSLWHQLTRI, from the exons ATCTTTGAGTGGTGGTATTTCAGAAAATATGGGACCTCCTTCATAGAGCAGGTGTCTGTGAGCCACCTGCGCCCTCTGCTGGGTGGAGTGGACAGCAGCTCTCCCAGTAACTCAAACACCAGTAATGGGGAGGCCGACTCAAATCGGCAAAGTGTGTCTG AATGTAAAGTATGGAGAAATCCGTTGAATTTATTTCGTGGAGCCGAATATAATCG GTATACATGGGTAACGGGTCGAGAGCCGCTGACATACTACGACATGAACCTGTCAGCACAAGATCACCAAACCTTCTTCACCTGCGACTCAGACCACCTCCGGCCTGCTGACGCCA TCATGCAGAAGGCGTGGAGGGAAAGAAACCCACAAGCTCGCATCTCTGCAGCACATGAAGCTCTAGAGCTTGAAGA TTGTGCGACAGCATACATCCTGCTGGCAGAGGAGGAGGCCACCACCATCATGGAGGCTGAGAGATTGTTTAAACAAGCACTAAAAGCTGGTGAGGGCTGCTATCGCCGCAGCCAACAGCTTCAACATCATGGTACACAGTATGAAGCCCAGCACA GAAGAGACACCAATGTGTTGGTGTATATAAAGAGGAGACTGGCCATGTGCTCGAGAAAGCTTGGCCGAACACGAGAAGCAGTTAAAATGATGAGAGAT ttAATGAAGGAGTTCCCTCTCCTCAGTATGTTCAACATCCACGAGAACCTACTGGAGTCACTACTAGAGCTCCAGAACTACGCTGACGTCCAGGCCGTTCTGGCCAAGTACGACG ATATTAGCTTACCCAAATCTGCAACAATATGCTACACAGCAGCCTTGCTCAAAGCCAGGGCGGTATCGGACAA gttCTCTCCAGAGGCAGCGTCCAGGCGAGGGCTCAGCACAGCAGAGATGAACGCAGTAGAAGCCATCCACAGAGCGGTGGAGTTCAACCCTCACGTCCCTAAA tatCTGCTGGAGATGAAGAGTCTGATTCTTCCTCCAGAACACATTCTGAAGAGAGGTGACAGCGAGGCTATCGCCTACGCCTTCTTCCACCTGCAGCATTGGAAAAGGGTGGAGGGGGCGCTCAACCTGCTGCACTGCACCTGGGAGGGCA CATTCAGAATGATCCCCTATCCTCTGGAGAAGGGTCACCTCTTCTATCCTTACCCCATCTGCACAGAGACGGCAGACAGAGAGCTGTTACCCA CAGTGTTTCATGAGGTGTCGGTCTACCCGAAGAAGGAGCTGCccttcttcatcctcttcacAGCCGGTCTCTGCTCCTTCACCGCCATGCTGGCTCTGCTTACACACCAGTTCCCTGAACTCATGGGAGTGTTTGCTAAAGCT TTCCTCAGCACGCTGTTTGCTCCTCTGAACTTCATCATGGAGAAGGTGGAGAGCATCCTGCCGTCCAGCCTCTGGCACCAACTCACCCGCATCTGA
- the LOC110961023 gene encoding suppressor of tumorigenicity 7 protein homolog isoform X1, producing the protein MFGTESSLSMFLNTLTPKFYVALTGTSSLISGLILIFEWWYFRKYGTSFIEQVSVSHLRPLLGGVDSSSPSNSNTSNGEADSNRQSVSECKVWRNPLNLFRGAEYNRYTWVTGREPLTYYDMNLSAQDHQTFFTCDSDHLRPADAIMQKAWRERNPQARISAAHEALELEDCATAYILLAEEEATTIMEAERLFKQALKAGEGCYRRSQQLQHHGTQYEAQHRRDTNVLVYIKRRLAMCSRKLGRTREAVKMMRDLCVFQLMKEFPLLSMFNIHENLLESLLELQNYADVQAVLAKYDDISLPKSATICYTAALLKARAVSDKFSPEAASRRGLSTAEMNAVEAIHRAVEFNPHVPKYLLEMKSLILPPEHILKRGDSEAIAYAFFHLQHWKRVEGALNLLHCTWEGTFRMIPYPLEKGHLFYPYPICTETADRELLPTVFHEVSVYPKKELPFFILFTAGLCSFTAMLALLTHQFPELMGVFAKAFLSTLFAPLNFIMEKVESILPSSLWHQLTRI; encoded by the exons ATCTTTGAGTGGTGGTATTTCAGAAAATATGGGACCTCCTTCATAGAGCAGGTGTCTGTGAGCCACCTGCGCCCTCTGCTGGGTGGAGTGGACAGCAGCTCTCCCAGTAACTCAAACACCAGTAATGGGGAGGCCGACTCAAATCGGCAAAGTGTGTCTG AATGTAAAGTATGGAGAAATCCGTTGAATTTATTTCGTGGAGCCGAATATAATCG GTATACATGGGTAACGGGTCGAGAGCCGCTGACATACTACGACATGAACCTGTCAGCACAAGATCACCAAACCTTCTTCACCTGCGACTCAGACCACCTCCGGCCTGCTGACGCCA TCATGCAGAAGGCGTGGAGGGAAAGAAACCCACAAGCTCGCATCTCTGCAGCACATGAAGCTCTAGAGCTTGAAGA TTGTGCGACAGCATACATCCTGCTGGCAGAGGAGGAGGCCACCACCATCATGGAGGCTGAGAGATTGTTTAAACAAGCACTAAAAGCTGGTGAGGGCTGCTATCGCCGCAGCCAACAGCTTCAACATCATGGTACACAGTATGAAGCCCAGCACA GAAGAGACACCAATGTGTTGGTGTATATAAAGAGGAGACTGGCCATGTGCTCGAGAAAGCTTGGCCGAACACGAGAAGCAGTTAAAATGATGAGAGAT ttgtgtgttttccagttAATGAAGGAGTTCCCTCTCCTCAGTATGTTCAACATCCACGAGAACCTACTGGAGTCACTACTAGAGCTCCAGAACTACGCTGACGTCCAGGCCGTTCTGGCCAAGTACGACG ATATTAGCTTACCCAAATCTGCAACAATATGCTACACAGCAGCCTTGCTCAAAGCCAGGGCGGTATCGGACAA gttCTCTCCAGAGGCAGCGTCCAGGCGAGGGCTCAGCACAGCAGAGATGAACGCAGTAGAAGCCATCCACAGAGCGGTGGAGTTCAACCCTCACGTCCCTAAA tatCTGCTGGAGATGAAGAGTCTGATTCTTCCTCCAGAACACATTCTGAAGAGAGGTGACAGCGAGGCTATCGCCTACGCCTTCTTCCACCTGCAGCATTGGAAAAGGGTGGAGGGGGCGCTCAACCTGCTGCACTGCACCTGGGAGGGCA CATTCAGAATGATCCCCTATCCTCTGGAGAAGGGTCACCTCTTCTATCCTTACCCCATCTGCACAGAGACGGCAGACAGAGAGCTGTTACCCA CAGTGTTTCATGAGGTGTCGGTCTACCCGAAGAAGGAGCTGCccttcttcatcctcttcacAGCCGGTCTCTGCTCCTTCACCGCCATGCTGGCTCTGCTTACACACCAGTTCCCTGAACTCATGGGAGTGTTTGCTAAAGCT TTCCTCAGCACGCTGTTTGCTCCTCTGAACTTCATCATGGAGAAGGTGGAGAGCATCCTGCCGTCCAGCCTCTGGCACCAACTCACCCGCATCTGA
- the LOC110961023 gene encoding suppressor of tumorigenicity 7 protein homolog isoform X2, protein MFGTESSLSMFLNTLTPKFYVALTGTSSLISGLILIFEWWYFRKYGTSFIEQVSVSHLRPLLGGVDSSSPSNSNTSNGEADSNRQSVSECKVWRNPLNLFRGAEYNRYTWVTGREPLTYYDMNLSAQDHQTFFTCDSDHLRPADAIMQKAWRERNPQARISAAHEALELEDCATAYILLAEEEATTIMEAERLFKQALKAGEGCYRRSQQLQHHGTQYEAQHRRDTNVLVYIKRRLAMCSRKLGRTREAVKMMRDLCVFQLMKEFPLLSMFNIHENLLESLLELQNYADVQAVLAKYDDISLPKSATICYTAALLKARAVSDKFSPEAASRRGLSTAEMNAVEAIHRAVEFNPHVPKYLLEMKSLILPPEHILKRGDSEAIAYAFFHLQHWKRVEGALNLLHCTWEGTFRMIPYPLEKGHLFYPYPICTETADRELLPMFHEVSVYPKKELPFFILFTAGLCSFTAMLALLTHQFPELMGVFAKAFLSTLFAPLNFIMEKVESILPSSLWHQLTRI, encoded by the exons ATCTTTGAGTGGTGGTATTTCAGAAAATATGGGACCTCCTTCATAGAGCAGGTGTCTGTGAGCCACCTGCGCCCTCTGCTGGGTGGAGTGGACAGCAGCTCTCCCAGTAACTCAAACACCAGTAATGGGGAGGCCGACTCAAATCGGCAAAGTGTGTCTG AATGTAAAGTATGGAGAAATCCGTTGAATTTATTTCGTGGAGCCGAATATAATCG GTATACATGGGTAACGGGTCGAGAGCCGCTGACATACTACGACATGAACCTGTCAGCACAAGATCACCAAACCTTCTTCACCTGCGACTCAGACCACCTCCGGCCTGCTGACGCCA TCATGCAGAAGGCGTGGAGGGAAAGAAACCCACAAGCTCGCATCTCTGCAGCACATGAAGCTCTAGAGCTTGAAGA TTGTGCGACAGCATACATCCTGCTGGCAGAGGAGGAGGCCACCACCATCATGGAGGCTGAGAGATTGTTTAAACAAGCACTAAAAGCTGGTGAGGGCTGCTATCGCCGCAGCCAACAGCTTCAACATCATGGTACACAGTATGAAGCCCAGCACA GAAGAGACACCAATGTGTTGGTGTATATAAAGAGGAGACTGGCCATGTGCTCGAGAAAGCTTGGCCGAACACGAGAAGCAGTTAAAATGATGAGAGAT ttgtgtgttttccagttAATGAAGGAGTTCCCTCTCCTCAGTATGTTCAACATCCACGAGAACCTACTGGAGTCACTACTAGAGCTCCAGAACTACGCTGACGTCCAGGCCGTTCTGGCCAAGTACGACG ATATTAGCTTACCCAAATCTGCAACAATATGCTACACAGCAGCCTTGCTCAAAGCCAGGGCGGTATCGGACAA gttCTCTCCAGAGGCAGCGTCCAGGCGAGGGCTCAGCACAGCAGAGATGAACGCAGTAGAAGCCATCCACAGAGCGGTGGAGTTCAACCCTCACGTCCCTAAA tatCTGCTGGAGATGAAGAGTCTGATTCTTCCTCCAGAACACATTCTGAAGAGAGGTGACAGCGAGGCTATCGCCTACGCCTTCTTCCACCTGCAGCATTGGAAAAGGGTGGAGGGGGCGCTCAACCTGCTGCACTGCACCTGGGAGGGCA CATTCAGAATGATCCCCTATCCTCTGGAGAAGGGTCACCTCTTCTATCCTTACCCCATCTGCACAGAGACGGCAGACAGAGAGCTGTTACCCA TGTTTCATGAGGTGTCGGTCTACCCGAAGAAGGAGCTGCccttcttcatcctcttcacAGCCGGTCTCTGCTCCTTCACCGCCATGCTGGCTCTGCTTACACACCAGTTCCCTGAACTCATGGGAGTGTTTGCTAAAGCT TTCCTCAGCACGCTGTTTGCTCCTCTGAACTTCATCATGGAGAAGGTGGAGAGCATCCTGCCGTCCAGCCTCTGGCACCAACTCACCCGCATCTGA